One Amycolatopsis tolypomycina DNA segment encodes these proteins:
- a CDS encoding helix-turn-helix transcriptional regulator, which yields MAQVEAWRPAVPGIAEVFHARFTTHAYPLHTHDTWTLLIVDDGVIRYDLDRHHHGALGPAVTLLPPNVAHDGRAATSHGFRKRVLYLDAQVLGDDLIGAAVDRPSLADGLLRTRIHQLHESLAEPGDAFEAESRLVLVADRLRTHLGRPVAHEPKRGLADDLRDLLDARLPDALTLAEAGETLGAHPAYLVRCFGARFGLPPHRYLTGRRVDRARRLLLDGTPAAQVAAAAGFTDQAHLTRHFKRYLGTTPSRYAKAR from the coding sequence ATGGCGCAGGTGGAGGCGTGGCGACCGGCGGTCCCGGGGATCGCCGAGGTCTTCCACGCCCGGTTCACCACGCACGCGTACCCGCTGCACACGCACGACACGTGGACGCTGCTGATCGTCGACGACGGCGTCATCCGCTACGACCTCGACCGCCACCACCACGGCGCGCTCGGCCCGGCGGTGACGCTGCTGCCGCCGAACGTCGCCCACGACGGCCGGGCCGCGACCAGCCACGGCTTCCGCAAGCGCGTGCTCTACCTGGACGCCCAGGTGCTCGGCGACGACCTCATCGGCGCGGCGGTCGACCGCCCGAGCCTCGCCGACGGGCTCCTGCGCACCCGGATCCACCAGCTCCACGAGTCCCTCGCCGAGCCGGGTGACGCGTTCGAGGCCGAAAGCCGGCTGGTGCTGGTGGCCGACCGGCTGCGCACCCACCTCGGCCGCCCGGTGGCGCACGAGCCGAAGCGTGGCCTGGCCGACGACCTGCGGGATCTCCTGGACGCGCGCCTGCCGGACGCGCTGACGCTCGCCGAAGCGGGCGAGACGCTCGGCGCGCACCCGGCGTACCTCGTCCGCTGCTTCGGGGCGCGGTTCGGCCTGCCGCCGCACCGCTACCTGACCGGCCGCCGGGTGGACCGGGCCCGCCGCCTGCTGCTCGACGGCACCCCGGCGGCGCAGGTCGCGGCCGCGGCGGGGTTCACCGACCAGGCCCACCTGACGCGGCACTTCAAGCGGTACCTGGGCACGACGCCGTCCCGTTACGCGAAAGCCCGGTGA
- a CDS encoding HhH-GPD-type base excision DNA repair protein, with protein MLRELHLTGDPAADKLLNDDPFALLVGMLLDQQYPMEHAFAGPRKIADRMDGFDLAKIAATDLEEFVELCVVPPAIHRYGGSMARRVHALAQHIIENYDGRTEGIWLDGRPKPNGPEVLKRLKALPGFGEQKAKIFLALLGKQRGVQPKGWREAAGAYGDRGSRRSIADVTSAETLNQVRAFKKAAKTAATPG; from the coding sequence ATGCTGCGCGAACTGCACCTGACCGGCGACCCGGCAGCCGACAAGCTGCTGAACGACGACCCGTTCGCCCTGCTCGTCGGGATGCTCCTGGACCAGCAGTACCCGATGGAGCACGCCTTCGCCGGCCCGCGGAAGATCGCCGACCGGATGGACGGGTTCGACCTCGCGAAGATCGCCGCGACCGATCTCGAGGAGTTCGTCGAGCTGTGCGTGGTCCCGCCCGCCATCCACCGCTACGGCGGTTCGATGGCCCGCCGCGTCCACGCGCTCGCCCAGCACATCATCGAGAACTACGACGGCCGCACCGAGGGCATCTGGCTCGACGGCCGCCCGAAGCCGAACGGTCCCGAAGTCCTCAAGCGGCTGAAGGCCCTGCCGGGGTTCGGCGAGCAGAAGGCCAAGATCTTCCTTGCCCTGCTTGGCAAGCAGCGCGGCGTGCAGCCGAAGGGCTGGCGCGAGGCGGCCGGCGCGTACGGCGACCGCGGCTCGCGCCGGTCGATCGCCGACGTCACGAGCGCCGAAACCCTCAACCAGGTCCGCGCGTTCAAGAAGGCCGCCAAGACCGCGGCCACTCCCGGCTAA
- a CDS encoding DUF2000 domain-containing protein: MSSFDTKIAVLLRDDLASWQRLNVTAFLVSGLAHVTPELMGEPYADADGTEYLPMFGQPVMVFSGTADVLTAAHARALGRGLKFSIFTDELFHTGNDDDNRAAVRAVPGEKLALAGMAVHGPKNAVDKILKGTSLHR, translated from the coding sequence ATGAGTTCCTTCGACACGAAGATCGCCGTCCTGCTCCGCGACGACCTGGCGTCCTGGCAGCGGCTCAACGTCACGGCGTTCCTGGTCAGCGGCCTCGCCCACGTGACGCCGGAGCTGATGGGCGAGCCCTACGCCGACGCCGACGGCACGGAGTACCTGCCGATGTTCGGCCAGCCGGTCATGGTCTTTTCCGGCACCGCGGACGTGCTGACCGCGGCCCACGCCCGCGCGCTCGGCCGCGGCCTGAAGTTTTCGATCTTCACCGACGAGCTGTTCCACACGGGCAACGACGACGACAACCGTGCCGCGGTGCGCGCGGTGCCGGGGGAGAAGCTGGCGCTGGCCGGGATGGCCGTGCACGGGCCGAAGAACGCCGTCGACAAGATCCTCAAGGGCACTTCGCTGCACCGTTGA